Proteins from one Streptomyces sp. NBC_00289 genomic window:
- a CDS encoding LLM class F420-dependent oxidoreductase yields the protein MVQFGYTMMTEQAGPRDLVDHVVRAEEAGYDFSVTSDHYFPWLRSQGHSPYAWSVLGAAAQATSRIPLMTYVTCPSFRYHPAVVAQKAATMQLLSEGRFRLGLGAGENLNEHVVGGGWPSADVRHERLEEAVEIIRGLFEGGHVNHRGKHFDVESARLWDLPDQPPPIGIAVSGEQSCALAGRLADLVIATEPKSGLLEAFDRNGGEGKPRVGQLPVCYDPDRDTAVKRAHSQFRWFGNGWKVNSELPHPDAFESATQFVTPDDVADSIPCGDDPEDFVEAVRPYAEAGFTEIALVQIGGESQSAYLEWAAKTLLPALHDALD from the coding sequence ATGGTGCAATTCGGATACACGATGATGACCGAGCAGGCCGGCCCCCGTGACCTCGTCGACCACGTGGTGCGCGCGGAGGAGGCAGGCTACGACTTCTCGGTGACCTCGGACCACTACTTCCCGTGGCTGCGCTCCCAGGGCCACTCGCCGTACGCGTGGAGTGTGCTGGGGGCGGCCGCCCAGGCGACCTCGCGCATTCCGCTGATGACGTACGTCACCTGTCCCAGCTTCCGCTACCACCCAGCAGTGGTGGCGCAGAAGGCGGCGACGATGCAGCTGCTCTCCGAGGGACGCTTCCGCCTTGGCCTGGGCGCGGGCGAGAACCTCAACGAGCATGTGGTGGGCGGCGGCTGGCCGTCCGCCGACGTGCGGCACGAGAGGCTGGAAGAGGCGGTGGAGATCATCCGGGGGCTGTTCGAGGGCGGTCACGTCAACCACCGCGGGAAGCACTTCGACGTGGAGTCGGCCCGGCTGTGGGACCTGCCGGACCAGCCGCCGCCGATCGGCATCGCCGTCTCCGGGGAGCAGTCCTGCGCTCTCGCGGGCCGACTGGCGGACCTGGTCATCGCCACCGAGCCCAAGTCCGGACTGCTGGAGGCCTTCGACCGCAACGGCGGCGAGGGCAAGCCGCGCGTGGGGCAGCTGCCGGTCTGCTACGACCCCGACCGGGACACGGCGGTGAAGCGCGCGCACTCCCAGTTCCGCTGGTTCGGCAACGGCTGGAAGGTGAACTCCGAACTGCCGCACCCGGACGCGTTCGAGTCGGCGACGCAGTTCGTCACCCCCGATGACGTCGCCGACTCGATCCCGTGCGGCGACGACCCGGAGGACTTCGTGGAGGCCGTACGCCCGTACGCCGAGGCCGGCTTCACGGAGATCGCCCTGGTGCAGATCGGCGGCGAGTCGCAGTCGGCGTACCTGGAGTGGGCGGCCAAGACGCTGCTGCCGGCCCTGCACGACGCGCTCGACTGA
- a CDS encoding serine hydrolase domain-containing protein, with amino-acid sequence MSVHPLPSSTPAAQGVDASGVHAFLDALEADPAIEPHSLMVLRHGHLVASGWWAPYSAERPHHLYSLSKSFTATAAGLAAAEGLIRFDDPVISYFPEFEADVTDPRSRAVLVRHVASMSSGHLAETLDRARETDREELVRGFLLVPPDRDPGTVFAYNQPTTYTLAAIVQRVTGQSLTDYLRPRLLDPLGIGEVAWQRDRRGRELGFSGLHAATDAIARLGQLYLRDGVWDGERLLPEGWVAEATRMHVANADGGTGGAPSDWQQGYGFQFWMSRHGFRGDGAYGQFCLVLPEQDAVIALTAATEEMQEVLNLVWEHLLPAFGPGPLAAPRPEDAALGERLARLALPPAPGKPAPPERTEEWSGAAFTPYGGVCAERPGLTAVDVTPLADGWRLTLTEGGHRLDLRLGGDGWSVGDEPVPTALSGGWTDPDTLVAEVVFLETPHRLVVTCSLADRTFTARWRTVPLDTRPLRAMGAPRGSV; translated from the coding sequence ATGAGTGTCCACCCGCTGCCCTCCAGCACTCCCGCCGCCCAGGGCGTCGACGCGTCCGGTGTCCACGCCTTCCTCGACGCTCTCGAAGCCGACCCGGCCATCGAGCCGCACAGCCTGATGGTCCTGCGGCACGGTCACCTCGTGGCGTCCGGCTGGTGGGCGCCGTACAGCGCCGAGCGCCCGCACCACCTGTACTCGCTCAGCAAGAGTTTCACGGCCACGGCCGCCGGACTCGCCGCCGCGGAGGGGCTGATCCGCTTCGACGACCCGGTCATCTCCTACTTCCCGGAGTTCGAGGCCGACGTCACCGACCCGCGCAGCCGCGCCGTGCTCGTGCGGCACGTGGCGTCGATGTCCAGCGGCCACCTCGCCGAGACCCTCGACCGGGCGCGCGAGACCGACCGGGAGGAACTGGTCCGCGGGTTCCTCCTGGTGCCGCCGGATCGTGATCCGGGCACCGTCTTCGCCTACAACCAGCCCACGACGTACACGCTCGCCGCGATCGTCCAGCGCGTCACCGGCCAGTCGTTGACCGACTACCTGCGGCCGCGGCTGCTGGACCCGCTCGGCATCGGCGAGGTGGCGTGGCAGCGCGACCGGCGCGGCCGTGAACTGGGCTTCAGCGGGCTGCACGCCGCAACCGACGCGATCGCCCGGCTGGGTCAGCTGTATCTGCGGGACGGGGTGTGGGACGGCGAACGGCTGCTGCCCGAGGGATGGGTGGCCGAGGCCACGCGGATGCACGTCGCGAACGCCGACGGCGGGACGGGCGGTGCGCCGTCCGACTGGCAGCAGGGGTACGGCTTCCAGTTCTGGATGTCCCGGCACGGCTTCCGGGGCGACGGCGCGTACGGCCAGTTCTGCCTCGTGCTGCCCGAACAGGACGCGGTGATCGCGCTGACCGCGGCGACCGAGGAGATGCAGGAGGTCCTCAACCTGGTGTGGGAGCACCTGCTGCCCGCCTTCGGACCGGGCCCGCTCGCCGCACCGCGGCCGGAGGACGCTGCTTTGGGCGAGCGGCTGGCCCGGCTCGCGCTGCCGCCGGCCCCGGGCAAACCCGCGCCACCGGAGCGGACCGAGGAGTGGTCCGGCGCCGCGTTCACGCCGTACGGCGGTGTCTGCGCGGAACGGCCCGGCCTGACGGCGGTCGACGTCACGCCACTGGCGGACGGCTGGCGGCTGACGCTCACCGAGGGCGGCCACCGCCTGGACCTGCGGCTCGGCGGCGACGGCTGGAGCGTCGGCGACGAGCCGGTGCCCACCGCGCTGAGCGGGGGATGGACCGATCCCGACACCCTCGTCGCCGAGGTGGTGTTCCTCGAGACGCCCCACCGTCTCGTGGTGACGTGTTCGCTCGCGGACCGGACCTTCACGGCGCGGTGGCGGACGGTACCGCTGGACACCCGCCCGCTTCGCGCGATGGGTGCGCCCCGGGGCTCAGTCTGA
- a CDS encoding serine/threonine protein kinase codes for MTMVKAHVSTHELVAGRYRLGEVLHRETNRVCWSGQDVGTGRPLLLTQIGLPPDPDGETSRRATARVIRTSEAMGLLCPGRVAEVVDVVVEAGSLWTVGECVDGVPLGELLAQQGTFNYVRAARIGLELLDVLEAGHGEGITHGELSPGQVHVRERGPVVVSGFGLAGATLVPRVTAPSYASPEQARDERIGPAADLWALGAILYTMVEGRPPFRDRDRPEATLRGVDRLPLRTPVRAGPLTQVVQGLLRKDSRERLTRPVVREALVRVLNEDPDTALQTMRYPRLRGGIHAFGPGWNRRAMVAGTALAVVTVAVAVLAVTRQLPGTETSASDTAPRPSATGSGERTEGRTTDPSAATTPTASASVAAPSTPATRSPSAPASSPAATASALPAGFRRYDAPEGFSVALPAGWERLNTTRAADGAYRVVFGGADDPRTLAVTYSEQAGPDPVVVWRDDVEPELKQEDGYRRIGGIRSTTYQGYKAADMEWLSDFDGTRVRTFGRGFLLGGGRSFSLRWTTPAADWEDGANRAALDAFLRTFRESSD; via the coding sequence ATGACCATGGTCAAGGCGCACGTCTCCACACACGAGTTGGTTGCCGGAAGGTACCGGCTCGGGGAGGTCCTGCACCGTGAAACGAACCGCGTCTGCTGGTCCGGCCAGGACGTCGGAACCGGGCGGCCCCTTCTCCTCACGCAGATCGGTCTCCCACCGGACCCGGACGGGGAGACCTCGCGCCGGGCCACGGCACGCGTCATCCGCACCTCGGAGGCCATGGGGCTGCTGTGCCCCGGCCGGGTCGCCGAGGTCGTCGACGTCGTGGTGGAGGCCGGCAGCCTGTGGACGGTCGGCGAGTGCGTCGACGGCGTCCCGCTCGGTGAACTCCTGGCCCAGCAGGGCACCTTCAACTACGTGCGGGCAGCACGTATCGGTCTTGAGCTGCTGGACGTACTGGAGGCGGGACACGGTGAGGGCATCACCCACGGCGAGCTGAGCCCGGGCCAGGTCCATGTGCGCGAGCGCGGCCCCGTCGTGGTCAGCGGCTTCGGGCTGGCGGGGGCGACGCTCGTCCCGCGGGTCACCGCACCGTCGTACGCCTCCCCCGAACAGGCGCGTGACGAACGGATCGGGCCGGCCGCCGACCTGTGGGCGCTGGGCGCGATCCTCTACACGATGGTCGAGGGCCGACCGCCCTTCCGGGACCGCGACCGGCCCGAGGCCACGCTGCGCGGGGTGGACCGGCTTCCGCTGCGTACGCCGGTGCGCGCCGGGCCGCTCACCCAGGTCGTGCAGGGGCTGCTGCGCAAGGACTCCCGGGAGCGGCTGACTCGTCCGGTGGTCCGCGAGGCCCTCGTCCGGGTGCTCAACGAGGACCCCGACACGGCCCTGCAGACCATGCGGTACCCCCGCCTGCGCGGCGGCATCCACGCCTTCGGCCCGGGCTGGAACCGGCGCGCGATGGTCGCCGGAACCGCCCTCGCGGTGGTGACCGTCGCCGTCGCCGTCCTCGCCGTGACCCGGCAGTTGCCCGGAACCGAGACCTCCGCCTCCGACACCGCACCGCGCCCGTCCGCGACCGGGTCCGGTGAGCGCACCGAGGGCCGGACGACCGACCCGTCCGCGGCGACGACACCGACCGCCTCCGCCTCCGTCGCCGCCCCCTCGACCCCGGCCACCCGCTCCCCCTCTGCCCCCGCCTCCTCGCCGGCCGCCACCGCTTCCGCCCTGCCGGCCGGCTTCCGCCGGTACGACGCGCCCGAGGGCTTCTCCGTGGCCCTTCCCGCCGGATGGGAGCGGCTGAACACGACCCGGGCGGCGGACGGCGCGTACCGCGTGGTCTTCGGCGGGGCCGACGACCCGCGCACACTCGCCGTCACCTACAGCGAACAGGCGGGCCCGGACCCGGTCGTCGTCTGGCGGGACGACGTCGAGCCGGAGCTGAAGCAGGAGGACGGCTACCGCCGGATCGGCGGGATCCGATCGACGACCTACCAGGGCTACAAGGCCGCCGACATGGAGTGGCTCAGCGACTTCGACGGCACCCGCGTGCGTACCTTCGGCCGGGGCTTCCTCCTCGGCGGCGGCCGCAGCTTCTCGCTGCGCTGGACGACCCCGGCCGCGGACTGGGAGGACGGCGCCAACCGCGCGGCGCTCGACGCCTTCCTGCGGACGTTCCGGGAGTCGTCAGACTGA
- a CDS encoding threonine/serine dehydratase, whose product MIEMSDVEAAAEKIAGHVVRTPTVPSPGLSTLLGVPVTAKLELLQRTGSFKARGATAKLLSLGEAERAAGVVAVSGGNHGIALAVMAAALDVKATVVMPRSAPARSIELAQDAGASVHLTDGMPSAFALVNRLRDEGLTLVHPFDDPVVVAGQGTVGLEFAEDAGDLTDVLVSIGGGGLIAGVAVALRARRPDVRIWGVETEGAQAMSEALTRGGPVPVELSSIVTTLSAPAVSQLTYDHVSALVTDVLVVPDREAVRGTLDLAEHAKVWTEPAAGCLLPAARQVVDRVGEGVRLGLVVCGGNATTGDVIAWSERFGLR is encoded by the coding sequence GTGATCGAGATGTCGGACGTCGAAGCCGCGGCGGAGAAAATCGCCGGACATGTGGTGCGCACGCCGACCGTGCCGAGCCCCGGTCTGTCCACGCTGCTCGGCGTCCCGGTGACCGCGAAACTCGAATTGCTGCAACGCACCGGTTCGTTCAAGGCGCGTGGCGCGACCGCCAAACTGCTGTCGCTCGGCGAGGCGGAGCGGGCCGCCGGTGTGGTGGCGGTCAGTGGCGGCAACCACGGGATCGCGCTGGCGGTGATGGCGGCCGCTCTGGACGTGAAGGCCACGGTGGTCATGCCGCGTTCGGCGCCCGCCCGGTCCATCGAGCTCGCCCAGGACGCCGGCGCGTCGGTGCACCTGACCGACGGCATGCCGAGCGCGTTCGCGTTGGTGAACCGCCTGCGGGACGAGGGCCTGACCCTGGTCCACCCGTTCGACGACCCCGTGGTGGTGGCCGGACAGGGCACCGTCGGGCTGGAGTTCGCCGAGGACGCCGGGGACCTCACCGACGTCCTGGTCAGCATCGGGGGCGGCGGGCTGATCGCCGGTGTCGCGGTCGCGCTGCGGGCCCGGCGGCCGGACGTGCGGATCTGGGGTGTGGAGACCGAGGGCGCCCAGGCCATGTCCGAGGCCCTGACCAGGGGCGGTCCGGTGCCGGTCGAGCTGTCGTCGATCGTGACCACCCTGAGTGCCCCGGCCGTCTCGCAGCTCACCTACGACCATGTGTCCGCACTGGTCACCGACGTGCTGGTGGTCCCGGACCGGGAGGCCGTGCGAGGCACTCTGGACCTCGCCGAGCACGCCAAGGTGTGGACCGAGCCGGCCGCGGGCTGTCTGCTGCCCGCCGCCCGGCAGGTCGTGGACCGGGTCGGCGAGGGGGTGCGGCTCGGACTCGTCGTGTGCGGAGGCAACGCGACGACCGGTGATGTCATCGCGTGGTCGGAGCGGTTCGGTCTGCGCTGA
- a CDS encoding polyprenyl synthetase family protein — protein MTTFPSVAHAPLGTPQVLDRCRTVVGPALREAVGRLHPWVGEMAAYSFGWCEVGGAPVTASGGKGVRQALALLGAEAAGAPGRAGVPAAVAVELVHTFSLLHDDIMDGDPARRRRPTVWKAYGTGPAVLAGDGLFALAVETLAETGAGGEAVRLLSAALGDLVRGQADDLLFASRDWTGPGRVRLAEYREMAEHKTGALLGCAAALGALLGGAPPATVAALDRAGRHLGIAFQIVDDMLGIWGDPAVTGKPVHADLREGKKTYPVLAALGSPTPAAGRLAALLERAGDPAEAAALVSEAGGRSAATAEARHHVGAGEAALAGVPLAAPAADELRAILEFLVRRDL, from the coding sequence GTGACGACGTTCCCCTCGGTGGCCCACGCCCCGCTCGGCACTCCCCAGGTCCTGGACCGCTGCCGCACGGTGGTGGGACCCGCCCTGCGGGAGGCGGTCGGACGGCTGCATCCGTGGGTGGGCGAGATGGCGGCGTACTCGTTCGGCTGGTGCGAGGTGGGCGGCGCTCCCGTCACCGCGTCCGGAGGCAAGGGCGTACGGCAGGCGCTCGCCCTGCTCGGGGCCGAGGCGGCGGGCGCGCCCGGACGGGCAGGAGTGCCGGCGGCGGTCGCCGTGGAACTCGTGCACACCTTCTCCCTGCTGCACGACGACATCATGGACGGCGATCCGGCCCGGCGCCGCCGCCCCACCGTCTGGAAGGCGTACGGAACCGGCCCGGCGGTCCTCGCCGGCGACGGCCTGTTCGCGCTCGCCGTCGAGACGCTGGCCGAGACGGGAGCGGGCGGCGAAGCCGTGCGCCTGCTGTCCGCGGCGCTGGGCGACCTGGTGCGCGGACAGGCGGACGACCTGCTGTTCGCCTCGCGTGACTGGACGGGTCCGGGGCGGGTGCGGCTCGCGGAGTATCGCGAGATGGCCGAGCACAAGACGGGCGCGCTGCTGGGCTGCGCGGCCGCGCTGGGCGCCCTGCTCGGCGGGGCGCCGCCCGCCACGGTGGCCGCCCTGGACCGCGCCGGCCGGCACCTCGGGATCGCCTTCCAGATCGTCGACGACATGCTGGGCATCTGGGGCGACCCCGCCGTCACCGGCAAGCCCGTGCACGCCGATCTGCGCGAGGGCAAGAAGACGTACCCGGTCCTGGCCGCACTCGGCTCCCCGACCCCCGCGGCCGGCCGGCTCGCCGCGCTCCTGGAGCGCGCCGGGGATCCCGCCGAGGCGGCCGCGCTGGTGTCGGAGGCGGGTGGCCGGTCGGCGGCGACGGCCGAGGCACGTCACCACGTCGGGGCCGGTGAGGCGGCACTCGCCGGGGTGCCGCTGGCGGCGCCGGCCGCCGACGAGCTGCGGGCGATACTGGAATTCCTGGTGCGGCGCGACCTGTAG
- a CDS encoding tetratricopeptide repeat protein, giving the protein MYGKAFAPEYQGALTALSVNSSLTDVLAAGSEQLRAAERAGQHGEAARSGLAVAEAHRRLGQVGDAERAWKASYRSAREAGDSAAMAWALWSGGTLARQRGAFPLARRLLRLAAELGEHGGDVVVRGYSLAGLAETGRIQGDYEAVGRLHEQLLAEARRRGEARHTVWALEGIAQMHRNTGAYDSAYDLFEEAAQIAERADDRRGHAWALRGLADVVSVRDGDTPRALALLSEAEATCREMRLSSALAYNHKMRGNVLYRSGRYTEARDWYETALTGFRAMSEPRGEALARLGLAKSLARLGRDRSETATELADLATVLERIGLRHARAMVARAQREFGIDADAEVVR; this is encoded by the coding sequence ATGTACGGCAAGGCATTCGCCCCGGAGTACCAGGGCGCCCTCACCGCGCTGTCCGTCAACTCCTCGCTGACCGACGTACTGGCCGCCGGCAGCGAACAGTTGCGGGCGGCCGAGCGGGCGGGGCAGCACGGCGAGGCGGCACGCTCCGGGCTCGCGGTCGCGGAGGCGCACCGCCGGCTGGGCCAGGTGGGGGACGCGGAGCGCGCCTGGAAGGCGAGTTACCGCTCCGCCCGCGAGGCCGGGGACAGCGCGGCGATGGCCTGGGCGTTGTGGAGCGGCGGCACGCTGGCCCGACAGCGCGGGGCCTTCCCGCTGGCCCGGCGCCTGTTGCGGCTCGCGGCGGAACTCGGTGAACACGGCGGGGACGTCGTCGTCCGCGGCTACTCGCTCGCCGGGCTGGCGGAGACCGGCCGTATCCAGGGCGACTACGAAGCCGTCGGCAGGCTGCACGAACAACTCCTCGCGGAGGCCCGCCGGCGCGGCGAGGCCCGGCACACGGTGTGGGCGCTGGAGGGTATCGCGCAGATGCACCGCAACACCGGTGCGTACGACTCCGCGTACGACCTGTTCGAGGAGGCCGCCCAGATAGCCGAGCGGGCAGACGACCGGCGCGGCCACGCCTGGGCCCTGCGCGGACTCGCCGACGTGGTCTCGGTGCGCGACGGGGACACCCCGCGGGCGCTCGCCCTGCTGTCCGAGGCGGAGGCCACCTGCCGCGAGATGCGCCTGTCCAGCGCGCTCGCGTACAACCACAAGATGCGCGGCAACGTCCTCTACCGCTCCGGCCGTTACACCGAGGCCCGCGACTGGTACGAGACGGCGCTCACCGGATTCCGCGCCATGAGCGAGCCGCGCGGGGAGGCCCTGGCCCGGCTCGGACTGGCCAAGTCCCTGGCGCGGCTGGGCCGCGACCGGTCCGAGACGGCGACCGAACTGGCTGACCTGGCAACCGTGTTGGAGCGGATCGGACTACGGCACGCGCGGGCGATGGTGGCCCGGGCGCAACGCGAGTTCGGCATCGACGCGGACGCGGAGGTCGTACGGTGA
- a CDS encoding AIM24 family protein, whose translation MKGDLFSSEHMVQPATEPGMRVENAKCIRYTVHGEMLARQGAMIAYRGNLQFERKGQGVGGMLKRAMTGEGLPLMTVRGQGEAWFAHEAQNCFVVEVDPGDEFTVNGRNVLCFDASLSYRIATVKGAGIAGGGLFNSVFTGQGGLGLVCEGNPLVIPVAPQYPVYVDTDAVVGWSAGLDTSLHRSQSIGSMLRGGSGEAVQLMLQGSGYVVVRPSEATPQKAQQH comes from the coding sequence ATGAAGGGTGACCTGTTTTCCAGCGAGCACATGGTGCAGCCGGCCACGGAGCCGGGCATGAGGGTCGAGAACGCCAAGTGCATCAGGTACACGGTGCACGGCGAGATGCTGGCCCGCCAGGGCGCGATGATCGCCTATCGCGGCAACCTCCAGTTCGAGCGCAAGGGCCAGGGCGTGGGCGGGATGCTCAAGCGCGCGATGACCGGTGAGGGGCTGCCGCTGATGACGGTGCGCGGACAGGGCGAGGCCTGGTTCGCGCACGAGGCGCAGAACTGTTTCGTCGTCGAGGTCGATCCCGGCGACGAGTTCACGGTCAACGGCCGCAACGTCCTGTGCTTCGACGCCTCGTTGTCGTACCGGATAGCGACCGTGAAGGGGGCCGGCATCGCCGGTGGCGGTCTGTTCAACAGCGTGTTCACCGGGCAGGGCGGGCTCGGCCTGGTGTGCGAGGGAAACCCGCTGGTCATCCCGGTCGCGCCGCAGTACCCGGTGTACGTCGACACGGATGCCGTGGTGGGCTGGAGCGCCGGCCTCGACACCTCGCTGCACCGCTCGCAGTCCATCGGGTCGATGCTGCGCGGCGGTTCCGGCGAGGCGGTGCAGCTGATGCTCCAGGGCAGCGGATACGTGGTCGTCCGGCCGAGCGAGGCGACGCCGCAGAAGGCACAGCAGCACTGA
- a CDS encoding CAP domain-containing protein, translated as MSELVPGGNLPLPDGAVTVRVPGPFDVSALITDESGRVRGDGDFVFYNQPAAPGARLRGDTLTVDPQALRAGAARVTVVVSPAEPGTPLDRLPAPTLHVSGAGGRPLARFAPPRPRQETVLLLAEIYRRGDGWKLRALGQGYADGLAGLARDFGVDVTDDTSPSAAPAGAPNASLRPAGSAGTVGSPGPVGPVGSAGPVGSAGPVGSAGPGSSPGPVRSPSPGGSPGSVAPDAFLGPVNSARAAAGSPPVTLDARLGAAARDHASAMAAAGRLSAEGPDGVSVHQRVTAAGYAYLTIGEHLVSGPRTPTEFVAYCLRTKQPRRTLHDPAFIHAGVASVTDGRSGDTYWTALWAGPLTPGGLARTEADVVGLTNRERAGAGLPPLTVDPRLAVAARAHSMDMVARAFYSHTSPDGAEPWDRAAAAGCTRRTIGENIACGQRSPAEVVEGWMNSPGHRANILKPDFTHIGVGFAGGGNAGTYWTQLFGA; from the coding sequence ATGAGCGAGTTGGTCCCCGGGGGCAACCTGCCCCTGCCGGACGGCGCCGTGACCGTCCGGGTGCCCGGCCCGTTCGACGTGTCCGCACTCATCACGGACGAGAGCGGCAGGGTCCGGGGCGACGGCGACTTCGTGTTCTACAACCAGCCGGCGGCTCCCGGCGCCCGTCTGCGGGGCGACACACTGACCGTCGATCCGCAGGCGCTGCGCGCCGGGGCCGCCCGGGTCACCGTGGTGGTCAGCCCCGCCGAGCCCGGCACTCCCCTGGACCGGCTACCCGCGCCCACGCTGCACGTGAGCGGAGCGGGTGGCCGTCCGCTGGCCCGGTTCGCCCCGCCGCGCCCCCGGCAGGAGACGGTGCTGCTGCTCGCGGAGATCTACCGGCGCGGCGACGGCTGGAAGCTGCGGGCACTGGGGCAGGGGTACGCCGACGGACTGGCCGGCCTCGCCCGCGACTTCGGGGTGGACGTCACCGACGACACGAGCCCGTCGGCCGCGCCCGCGGGCGCCCCGAACGCCTCCCTCCGTCCGGCCGGCTCCGCGGGGACGGTTGGCTCCCCCGGCCCGGTCGGCCCGGTCGGCTCGGCCGGCCCAGTCGGCTCGGCCGGCCCAGTCGGCTCGGCCGGCCCGGGCAGCTCCCCCGGCCCGGTCCGCTCCCCCAGCCCGGGCGGCTCCCCCGGCTCCGTCGCCCCGGACGCCTTCCTCGGTCCGGTCAACTCCGCCCGGGCCGCGGCCGGTTCGCCGCCGGTCACGCTCGACGCGCGTCTGGGCGCCGCGGCCCGGGACCACGCCTCGGCGATGGCCGCGGCAGGACGACTCTCGGCCGAGGGACCCGACGGCGTCTCGGTGCACCAGCGGGTGACCGCCGCCGGATACGCCTACCTCACGATCGGCGAACACCTGGTCTCCGGGCCGCGCACGCCCACCGAGTTCGTGGCGTACTGCCTGCGCACCAAGCAGCCCCGGCGCACCCTGCACGACCCGGCCTTCATCCACGCCGGTGTGGCGTCCGTGACCGACGGCCGCTCCGGCGACACGTACTGGACCGCACTGTGGGCCGGACCGCTCACCCCCGGCGGATTGGCGCGGACCGAGGCGGACGTGGTCGGCCTCACCAACCGGGAGCGCGCCGGCGCCGGACTGCCACCGCTCACGGTCGATCCCCGGCTGGCCGTCGCCGCGCGGGCGCACAGCATGGACATGGTGGCCCGCGCCTTCTACTCGCACACCTCGCCCGACGGTGCCGAGCCCTGGGACCGGGCCGCCGCCGCGGGCTGCACCCGTCGCACCATCGGCGAGAACATCGCCTGCGGCCAGCGCTCCCCCGCCGAGGTCGTCGAGGGGTGGATGAACAGCCCCGGCCACCGCGCCAACATCCTCAAGCCCGACTTCACCCACATCGGCGTCGGCTTCGCGGGCGGCGGCAACGCGGGCACCTACTGGACCCAGTTGTTCGGCGCCTGA
- a CDS encoding serine hydrolase domain-containing protein codes for MASATVRGGAVAGALALSLLAAPAQASPHTAGTPTVLASAAALPQPDLTGLRGTLRTALGQGAPGAMARIEDRGTVDRVTVGVADLRTRRALDNADRFRIGSITKTMSAVVLLQLVDERKLKLDTSVNHYLPGLLPDDRITVRHVLGHRSGLYDYTNDMFASSVSGFEAVRTKVFTYRQLVNRSLRHARTGPPGAAYSYSNTNFVVAGLLIEKLTGHSVATEYTNRVIKPLQLKDTFYVHPNTKIPGRHTNGYLTPDRSGAALVDATEQTVSWAQSAGAVISSTRDLDTFLSALLGGRLTSATQLAQMRRWLPAGTNQAYGLGLRRRDLSCGVSVYGHTGAVQGYYSYAFTSKDGRRSLAAVANTSNNGPVHNTMLRTLESAFCGKPTAARSGARSGAGSGTGTGTGPAERPEDVVAGTSGD; via the coding sequence ATGGCATCAGCAACGGTGCGCGGCGGGGCCGTGGCAGGGGCGCTCGCGCTGTCCCTCCTCGCGGCTCCCGCGCAGGCCTCGCCGCACACGGCCGGCACCCCCACGGTCCTGGCCTCGGCGGCCGCGCTGCCGCAGCCTGACCTCACGGGCCTGCGCGGCACCCTGCGGACCGCGCTCGGCCAGGGCGCGCCCGGGGCGATGGCGCGGATCGAGGACCGCGGCACGGTCGATCGGGTGACCGTGGGCGTCGCCGATCTCAGGACCCGACGCGCCCTCGACAACGCCGACCGCTTCCGCATCGGCAGCATCACCAAGACCATGTCGGCCGTGGTGCTGCTCCAACTGGTCGACGAGCGGAAGCTGAAGCTCGACACGTCGGTCAACCACTACCTGCCGGGTCTGCTGCCGGACGACCGGATCACGGTGCGGCACGTGCTGGGCCATCGCAGCGGCCTCTACGACTACACGAACGACATGTTCGCCAGTTCGGTCTCCGGCTTCGAGGCGGTCCGCACCAAGGTCTTCACCTACCGGCAACTGGTGAACCGCTCGCTGCGGCACGCGCGGACCGGCCCGCCCGGCGCGGCCTACTCCTACTCCAACACCAACTTCGTGGTCGCCGGGCTGCTCATCGAGAAGCTGACCGGTCACTCCGTCGCCACCGAGTACACGAACCGGGTCATCAAGCCCCTGCAGCTCAAAGACACCTTCTACGTACACCCGAACACGAAGATCCCGGGCCGCCACACGAACGGCTACCTCACACCGGACCGGTCGGGTGCGGCACTGGTCGACGCCACCGAGCAGACGGTGTCGTGGGCCCAGAGCGCGGGCGCGGTCATCTCCAGCACGCGCGACCTCGACACCTTCCTCTCCGCGCTGCTCGGCGGCCGGCTGACCTCGGCCACGCAGCTCGCCCAGATGCGGCGCTGGCTGCCGGCGGGCACCAACCAGGCGTACGGGCTCGGTCTTCGGCGGCGCGACCTGTCGTGCGGTGTCTCCGTGTACGGCCACACAGGCGCCGTCCAGGGCTACTACTCGTACGCGTTCACCTCGAAGGACGGCCGGCGCAGCCTCGCCGCGGTCGCCAACACCTCCAACAACGGCCCGGTGCACAACACGATGCTGCGCACCCTGGAGTCCGCGTTCTGCGGCAAGCCCACGGCGGCGCGGAGCGGGGCGAGGAGCGGGGCCGGTAGCGGCACGGGCACCGGCACCGGGCCGGCCGAGCGGCCCGAGGACGTCGTCGCCGGCACCTCCGGCGACTGA